The proteins below are encoded in one region of Mya arenaria isolate MELC-2E11 chromosome 15, ASM2691426v1:
- the LOC128219719 gene encoding uncharacterized protein LOC128219719, protein MAASAGLVPMTKVELRISCRKLKNKDITSKSDPCAVLFMQNGGNWTEVGRTENVQNCLDPDFAKCFTVDYMFELVQKVKISVYDLDNSTPQLGDDDFLGQIECSLGQIVAGRPFLQPLLDKQGKNMGDSKIILTSTPPSESAVGDGETENGKRKNHDNRGTNEMVEFKISGEGVQLMGFHHYEDIWVPHIGEKLRCQYVKNEGIIAFQGGIKRVGSVKKELANLPGLKMLLDNGGRLEAIVQRNDPKDSKRKGMSIVVDYLFSISPDTNLTKEKITNKLNAITAKIKKWKRVNIEVLQNNLTSTPPSESAVGDGETENGKRKNHDNDLESVSRKKPRKALHPLNGPPLQTQHVKLTEGINARLCQCISGDWEVFFIQLGLRKVKIQQLKKERKDEKESVLIFHALEMLRDVRINRDGCYLDDLLMSASKSPKLVDVDWDEIQSQVLPYLKIFCTSSKPVT, encoded by the exons GTGGGTAGAACTGAGAATGTACAGAACTGCCTGGACCCTGACTTTGCCAAGTGTTTCACAGTGGACTACATGTTCGAACTGGTTCAGAAAGTGAAGATCTCCGTGTACGACCTCGACAACTCCACACCACAGCTCGGGGACGATGACTTCTTGGGGCAGATTGAGTGCTCACTTGGTCAG ATTGTGGCTGGACGACCTTTCCTGCAACCGCTGTTGGATAAACAAGGCAAAAACATGGGAGACAGCAAAATAATT TTAACAAGTACTCCTCCCTCTGAGTCAGCCGTCGGAGACGGAGAAACTGAAAACGGCAAAAGAAAAAATCACGACAAT AGAGGAACGAACGAAATGGTTGAGTTCAAGATATCTGGGGAAGGCGTTCAGCTTATGGGTTTCCATCATTACGAAGACATCTGGGTTCCGCATATTGGAGAAAAGTTGCGTTGTCAATATGTCAAAAACGAAGGAATAATTGCCTTTCAAGGTGGAATTAAAAGAGTCGGATCAGTCAAAAAGGAATTGGCGAATCTTCCTGGGCTGAAGATGCTGCTCGATAATGGCGGCAGATTGGAGGCCATCGTACAAAGAAATGATCCAAAAGATAGTAAACGGAAAGGGATGTCTATCGTGGTGGactatttattttctatttcccCAGACACGAATTTAACCAAAgaaaaaattacaaataaacttaatgCAATAACAGCCA AAATCAAGAAATGGAAAAGGGTAAACATTGAAGTCCTCCAGAATAAT TTAACAAGTACTCCTCCCTCTGAGTCAGCCGTCGGAGACGGAGAAACTGAAAACGGCAAAAGAAAAAATCACGACAAT GATTTGGAGTCCGTTAGTAGAAAGAAGCCACGTAAAGCCCTGCATCCACTAAAT GGTCCACCACTTCAGACTCAACACGTTAAGTTAACAGAAGGAATTAATGCTAGACTATGTCAGTGTATAAGTGGAGACTGGGAGGTATTTTTCATCCAGCTTGGCCTTAGGAAAGTCAAGATCCAACAACTTAAGAAGGAACGCAAAGATGAAAAGGAAAGCGTATTAATATTTCACGCCCTTGAAATGTTAAGGGATGTAAGGATAAATCGAGATGGTTGTTATCTGGATGATCTCCTTATGTCAGCGAGTAAATCACCAAAACTTGTTGATGTAGATTGGGATGAAATACAAAGTCAAGTTCTCCCATaccttaaaatattttgcacCAGCTCGAAGCCGGTAACATGA